The Mycosarcoma maydis chromosome 12, whole genome shotgun sequence nucleotide sequence GCCATCCGTTCTTCTGGAACGACGGTGCCAAGCGTCTTTTGATCCCGTGCCTTCCAGTGTGCGACGACAGAGATGGATGAAGCAAATAGGAGGCTTGATCGCTGCCCTTGAGAGCTCGCTCCAGCAAACTGGCCAAGAGAGGCTAGTCGGCCCAGAGCGCTGACGTGCGGCTGCAAAGACTCCAATGGACGGAGAAAGTCCATGGGCCAAGCACAGTGAAGGATCGTGAGCGCATTGCGGGTGAGAGCAGCGTACCTTGCAGCTGTGAGGCCCAGTCTTGGTCTGGATAGCTCGCATGGCCATATCGTGACCTTGCGTTCGTCTTCAGGCATCCAAACTACTCCTGCAAGTCGGAGGCAGTCGATAAGATGTTCTTTCTCCATTCCGCCTGACTTAGGTCGGACAAGACAGACTATCTTAGAAAACGCTTGAGCCAGGCTGGGCTGCTCTCGCAGATATGTCTTAAGCAAGTGTCGTCCAAGTGATCCGGTCGAGCCAGTGAGAACGAGGATACGACCACAAGAGTTGTCATCAAGCTTCCAAGGACTATCGTAAGACATAGCAGAGACTTCTTCCAAGTGGATCTTCTCTTCTTCAAATGCTCTCCAAGCTTGATCTATGCTGCCATTGAGCCTTTGCTCCTGGCATTGCGCTAGCTGGATGACACCATTTGTCTCTAGTCCTGACTGTCGCTTGTAGGATAACACCGCTTCTGCCAACTTTGCTACGGTAGGAAAGCGGTAGACGATGCCGCTTGGCATGATCAAAGAAGCGCCTGTCGTAGGGAATGACTGCTTCAGCCttcgctcgagcttgactGCCCTGTATGAGTCCAtaccgagctcgaagaagTCACGTTCGAGCAAGTCCGAGTAGCCCATAGTGCGACACGAAGGCAGTTGCTCCTGCACGAATTCGGCGATCTGTTTGCGTAGATGCTCTTCTCCCTTGGAGACTTCGAAGTGCGTCCCTTCCTGTGAATTTGCTGACCTTTGTACCGTGACTGACTGTAGGCTGTCATATGCCTTTTCAATCTCGAGCGCAAATTCTGCTTCACATCTCGCGCGTTGGGCGTTGCCCTTGAACGTACGTGGCAACGCTTTCGCCACAGGGTCAGTGAATAGTACCAAGCCCGGATCGACCTGTGCGTGGgcgtcagcagcgctgTTAGCATTTTGTAGGATGTCTAGGATCTCCGCAGAGCATTTCCGAGACTCTGGATCCGGAGAATCACTCGAAGGCGGCGTGACTTGCTCAAAACGCATCTCCACCAAAAGACCGATCTGGAAGCGGTTGGTGCCAAAGGCGACCACATCGCTGACAGCAGGATGCTGTCGGATGGCAGACTCGATTCCCATAGGGTTCACCTTTTCGCCAGTAGCTAGAACGATAATGTCGTCGATACGGCCCTCGATGCGTACTTGCGCCCGATTACCTCCAGCGTTGGGATTGTATTCCAGCGAATCCTGGAGCCAGAAATCCTTCGTCCATCCAAACGGCCGAGTCCCGATCTGCAGGTGGCTCTCGTCCGACGAATTCTGGATCCGCTCTCGTCGAAAGCGTAGAGGAATGTCACGACGGATAAGAAGGTACTTGGGGTCGTATTTAAGCTCAGGTCCCGGGTGAACGATGGGGGCGAGCGCTCCGATCTCGGTGACGCCAAAGTGGTTCAAGAGCTCAACACcgtgctcgacaaggaATTCTGTCAGCTCAGTTCGCATGGGCGCACCTCCCacaacgacgagcttgaggCCTTGAAGCAGCTTCAGTCCGCTCGACTTGCCGGGCTCGTTGTCAGGTGCGATTGACAAGTGAGGATCATCCGCGGGCCACTCAAGACCACGTACTTCACCCAGGATGGATGGCACAGTGAAAAGCCTCGCAGCACGGCATTCAGCCAGCATTTGAGCCACTGAAACTCCGCTTGGGATCGTAGTTGCGGCCGGAAGGGCAATCGGCATTCCGATCGAGAGCGATAGGCAGACGGCAAGCAGACCAAAGCCATGGTAGAGAGGCAGGGTCGACAGGGTCACGTCGCGCTCGACACCCAGGTTGGATGAAAGCTCGTGGCAGCTCGCGTATCCAAGCAGATATCTGTGGCAGTGTGGAATCAGCTTGGGCAAGCCGGTGGAGCCGGTTGAATGAAAGAGGACAACGCTACAGTCGTTTGGATCAACCTCCTCTCCTTCCAGAGAGTCTTGACTAGGCCTCGTTGGCATTGCCCACTTCTCTCTATCAAGCCACGATATGAGCGAAGGCGCCGGTATCGGAAGGCAGCGCGTGTCTTTCGAATGAGGATGCGTAAGAGTGTCCAGATCGCTGATAAGGCTACCATGGCTCGCAGAAAGGCCCGCATTAGCCCACACTTGCTCGGCAGTCAATACAAAGCCAGCATCAGCTCCCTTGagcagatgctcgacggCCTCTCCGGAAAGCCTTGCTGACAGGAGGAGAAACTGAACCGGCATTCGCAAAATTATCGTGGCAAGGTCAGCATCCGGGCAAGCTTTCTGCTCTCTTTCGAGCGTGCAGCGAAGGTGCGAAAATTCGATCCACTTACTGGATTTCCGAGTTTGACGAGAGCGAGTATGTACACCATGATGTTGAGATCGCTACCGAGGAATATGGCAACGGGCCTACCGCGCTGCACCTGATGTGGGTCGTCGGATCTCATTCGTGAACGCTGGGCTATCTGCCTAGTCACCAACCACTCGGCACAGGTGTCGACTGCGCAAAGCAGGTCTGAATGCGTGATTTGTACTGCATCTTGAAGTTTATTGTTGTGGGAGAATTGAATGGCGTAAATGTGTTGAGGGTTGTTCTTTGCGGAagcctgcagcagctggtaCAGCGTCGTGATTCCTTGTGCGGGTTCAGTTCGCCGCGTTGCCACAAAGCCAGGCTCGATCGTCAGGAGGGGTCGTACGAATGGAGCAGGAGGTGATACAGTCATCTTGCAAGTAGAGCAACGTCTTTGACGTGAAAGAAGGCAGAAAGGATGTCTGGGCAAAGGATGACGAGCATTCAAAGTGAAGAGAGCGTCAAGTATAAGTGGTGATTCTTCCAGCTGTCAACCCTCTGAAAACGCCACACGCTGAACTCACTTGCTGGCTTTGAGTATCCGTCGCGATCAATTTACATTCGCTGCACAGAGTAGCGTGCTCAATCCGGTCTCGATGAATACTCGTTTGGTCTCCCGACCATTGCTACCCTCGATTTGGGTAGAGCGCACAGGTGTTGGTTTTGGAAAAGGGTCGTTAGAAGCGCCAAAACGGGGTCGGGTAAGCAGCTGTCGGACAGCGCCAAAGTGATTTACCCCAGTTTCCCTAGTTTCCCTTCTTTTTGTGTTTCCCTAATCCCTTCAGTAAATCAAGTACAGTAATCTGGAAACAAcacaaaaaacaaaaaacaaTAAACAATAAACAATAAAcaaaaaaaacaaaaatcAAAAAAGGGGGCAGCATTTGAAAAATTAATCTCgaatactcgtgactctaacgattcgtgcttgtaCAGCTGGAAACAGCCAACCCCGGGTAACTCAGACAAAATCTCTCATTAGACCCTGTCTTCTCATatcgacattcgtgattgtgtcGAAGAGGACGCTTCGTCGAAGCGAAACAAGGTAAGGTACATTGCCAGTACCCGAATAATGAATGCATTCAACCAGTGGCGTGGCGTCTATTGTCCCAAAGGAATCACCTGCCCATCTCCTTTTGTCTCTCGCAGGAGTCTCGATGCTTTCTCCCTCCGTCTTCCTGCTTGCCTATCCGATCCATCGTTCTTGATCAGTAGTCGTCAGTATGTACTACCTGAGCCTTTTTGCCTGCTTCTATGCTCTGTTTgctgcggcagcagcggttCCAGCTTTCAGCGAAGAATCTATGGTGCTGCCACACCAATCACGAGCCGCCTCGGATGGTCCAGCATTGCTCTCGAGCAGTGTCAAGGTGATATCGCCTCCATTCAATTCGACTTTCCGTTTTGGTGAGTAGCCGTTCACAATTTACCTTACCAGAGTGAGTGTGAAGAAGGGCCCTCATTGATGCCGCTCTCTTCCTGCCATGATGCGCTTCAGACGGACACCTTTTCAACTTTACATACGACGGCATTGGCGGCTCTAAATTCCACACCACAGCAGTCCAGGTTCAGATCACCACTCTCGGAATGGGTGAAGGATATAGAGCAACAGGAATGCCCAAGACGTTTAACGGATATGCGCGAACCACAGAGGCTACGATCGCCAACATTCGTCCGAACGCATTCCAACCCAATTCCAGCCGTCTCGAATTGGACGGCAAGCTCTTCAATCGATACGAATACCAGTTGATGGCGCCAAAGATTCCAGAATGGCAACGGGATCTGCCAGGGTATCTGGTTGTGATTGAATTCTACTCTACTCCGAGTGTACGTGTGACAGCTAATCTGCTCCTCTCAGACAGTAGCTACAGCcgattgacgattcgtTTTGTTTTTCATTTTCTTACCAGGATCAAGACTTGCTGTGGACCAACGTGCAGTATTGGCCATTGAAGCTCACATCGTCTACTCCTATTTGATGCATCCGTTCGCTTGGTCGATGCTTGTGATGTGATCCGAGTCGCAAAGCTTTGACAGGTAGAAACACTCGCGACATTCCGAATGAAACTGTACGTTGCAGGCCTCGCGTTCTCGTTGATTGTGTTGAAGAAAGTGACCAATCCAACCGCCAGCAGACATGGAGTAAATTACCTTCCATACATGGCTCATATTGATGGTGGATCTCATACGAATACTCAGATAGCTAAAAGCTGCACAAAATCAGGACAGACCTGTCCGCACTCATTAGTTTCAGAGTATAGAACTGTTTCTGCATCTTGAAGGACCTTCATCAGATAGCAGTTACTTCCTCTGGGCTAGAGCGGGTCATGTTTGGAGATCATCTGGCAGTGCGCAAAACGAAGTGGCATACTATGTACTGCTTTACCATACATCTGCGGCCTGAGAGCTCGAGACTGAGCCTGTAACGAAAGCCGGGCAAGATCTGCATCCAACGATCGCGTACCATTTTCTATCTTCAACGCATGACGACAGTGAATCACCAGAATCATAGGGAGAGAACAGTGAAGCATTCCGCTTATATCCAACACTAGGAAGCAAGACATCCTCTACTCTAAAGTCGCTCGACTCACATGTATAAAAGGCGAAAACAATCAAGGAGGCCAAAGCTTCCGGACAAATGGTATTCACAAGAATGCTAATGACAGATGACCACAGAAAGAAGCGATGTCTATGCGCAAAGCATGGCGCCCCTCAAGGCAGGGAACATCTTGAGTAAAAATGCATCCGGATCTGGCCAGTGTTGGTTGGTCAAGGTGCTTCCACATTTGTCCATCTGAGTGTCCGAGTACGATCCCGCCTCGATCCTACGAACCTCTTGCTCCAACAATGGAATGAGGTGGGAGAATGGCTGTGAACAAGAGTGCTGATCGATCCTGATATCTCCTGCTGCATTGATTTCGGCCAATTCTGGTGCAGAAACAGGTCGACCAGAGGGTTCGAGGTAGCGCTCACCTCCTCGGCCGCACCGTTGCTCCTGAAGATCATGCTGGTCCTTGGGCAAAGCTTGTGCGTGGAGCCCCTTGACACAGGCTCGTGTCAACACCGCCTCGAGCGATTGACGTCGAATCTTCTTGAAAGTAACGCTGCGCGCCCAGCCTAGAATATGCTCAGCCTTGTCGTCCATGAGATAAGCGTGAGTCTGGATTTCATCCCCGCTTTTTGCGTCAGCAGAGACGTACAACCGAAGGCTCGTGTATGCACCTAGCCTGCTTCTTGGGACTAGCAGTACCTCGCCTACTTTTGCTCCGATAAAcgcctcgtcatcgttcACCAAGTCAGACAAGCTGAGCAGGAGGCCTCCAGCGTGCAGCATCACGTCGTGAAGGATCACATCTGTGGTCGCAGAGCTGAGCATATTTCCAACATTGGCGTTGCAGTGGAGTGACGTCGGATGTTGGAGAACCGCACACGCCTGTAGTTCGCGTAGATCCACAGTGAAAGATTGAATCGTTTGAAAATTCAGGCAGTACTGTACCCGCTTGCTAAACAGATCGTAAGCTTGGCGTCCGTCCAGGCAAATGATCGAAGCATTGTAGCCAGCTCGTTGCCTCTGTTGCAGATCACGGAAGAGTCTGGGCACAGCCGTGGCCTGCTTGTCTGACTCTATGCGAGCTTGACTATCAGCGTCTTCCAGGCCTGCAATGTGGCCCAGTACATAGGCGTCTTTGACGCGGAGCCGCATGTCGTTCGTCTGCGGCATGCACAATTGTTGGATTGCAAATGCCGTGAACCGCTCCTCTGGGTCGTCTGGAGTTGCTTCGATCGCCACTTGTAGGCGTGTTCTGGTCAAGTCGACTTGGGTGTCACCGGCGGAGTCGGCATCTGGTAGAACCAAAGGTGCTCTAAAGGtgagctccttgagcaGAAAGCTTCGTTCTCCCTTGTCTTGGGCAAGAGCCATCAAGCCTTGTACTGCCAGTTCTCCATgaagcgatgcagagaAAACCGAATGCCCAACCACCTTGTGGCCCGATACTGTCTCCTGGAACAACGAAAGCGGTCTGGTGATCAGGCTCGCAACAGTATCACTGCGAggcgtcgagctcaaaTCGGGCTCGATCCAGGCTGAGCAACCGGTGATAGGCTTCTGCTCTGTACTTTTGCCGTCGCTAATCTGAGGCGATAGCGCCGGTGAATGAAGACTATCGTCAAAGAGACAGCTTCCTCGAGATGCCTCAGAAGAGGACACAGCATCATTGCCACAGATGGCAGCCAgtcttgcgcttggtggGGGAGGAGAAATCTCGCTAACATGTGTAAGGAATGCCTCCCAAGATACGTGACCTCCAGAAGTCCAGATGGCTCCGAGACATTGCAGCAAGGTGGACCCGTCATCTGCATTCTTGCGCATCGCGGGTAAAGTCTGCAGCTTTATTTGGCGATTGGTCGCCACAGCCTTGATCATGGGTAGACAGATGGGACTTGGGCCCACCTCAATCCAATCGGTGATGCCTCCCATGGGTCACAGCTTGATCGATAGCAGTGGCGAAACGGACGGGCGAGCGCACATGCTCAGAGAGGTAGCTTGCATTGAACACGTCACGCTCACCGGGTTGAACCACACGACCGAGCACGTTGGACGTAATCGCAATCTTTGGTGGTGAAAAGTGTacaagctcagctgcgCGAAGCATTCGCTCGCAAGCAGGCGAAACATGGCTCGAGTGGAACCCGAAAGGCActtgcagcagcttggctttcAAGCCCGAGTCCTTGGCATGCTTGTACAAGCTCGTCAGATCCAGCTTGGTGCCAGAGAGCACGAGGTCGGTTGGACCGTTGTAGCATGCAATCGTTGCGTGCGATCCTGCGTGCGagatcaagtcgagcgcctGTTGCTCCGAAgctgcaagagcaagcaTCTGCGAGTGGCTTCCAAGGCAAAATCGACGAAATAGCACAGACCTTCTTGCAACCAGATAGATGGCGTCCTCGAGGCGAAACACACCTGCAATGTAGGCGGCTGCATAGAAACCAAGGCTATGGCCTGTCACCAGAGCGGGTCGCACCGACATGGAcatgagcagctcggccaACGAGACTTCGATAGAAAAGATAGCCAGTTGCGTAGTCTGATCCTGGTCGTCAAAGCTTGTGGGCGAATCCCCCTGTCTATCGCTTGGGCCAAAAGGGAGAGGAAGCCGGGGAAACCTTGAGCCACAGAAATGCGGAATCNNNNNNNNNNNNNNNNNNNNNNNNNNNNNNNNNNNNNNNNNNNNNNNNNNNNNNNNNNNNNNNNNNNNNNNNNNNNNNNNNNNNNNNNNNNNNNNNNNNNAATTCGTTAGCCTACCCACCGCCACTCCGCTACTCATAGACACGGTCTTTCATGCAGCAGATTCGATCGGTGATTCAATTCGCAAACATGCTTCCAATCCGAACAGCGTGCACGTTTCGAGTTGTTGTACATGCGTAAAGTTAGAACAAGATGAGAACGTGTCTCCTGCCAGCAGGCTGGAGAAACAGTAGAACAGTAACAATCTGATCCGTCGTGTGCAAATACGGCGTTCTGGCCGgatcaacaagctcagACTCGTGCAAGGCGAGCACAATGTCATCCGCACGTAGATGCGTGAGTCTCGACAAGTCTTCCACAGAGACTACCGTTGTACAAGCCGCATCGCCATCCATCTTTGACAGACCCGATGCTGGATGGATAGGCATCTCTCGGCTCTCATGTGCGGCTGAGCCATCGGCTGCAACTCTCGAGGACCGACGGCCCGCTGCATCTTGAGCGTCCACGAAAGCTGCAGTAACAGCACCGTTCTGACTGCGACGCGACAATTTGAATCGAGCTGGTGCACATCCTGCCCACCTTTTGAGTCTTTGCTTTCGCTTGTACAGCCCAGCCGCAGAGCTTGCTGGATTGTCTGAGGCGTCGGCTTCTGCTACCAGCTGTTGCAATTCTGCGCATGCAGCCTGGTGCGAGATCGATTCAATCGTTACTCCTAGCAGCTTGCATCTTTGTGTGAGGATAAACCATGATCGCAGAGCATCTTGCATCTTGCCTCGCTTGTGCTGATCCATGCTCGCACGGTCTACCAGTTTGGTTGGAGATGAAGGCCTCCGCTGTCTCCCTTCATCGCTGTTACCCGTCTGAACTTGGAATGGACCATCAAAGCACCCAATATGGGCTCTGAGCAGCACAGCCGTCCAAAACGACAGATATATCCCTTCAAGCCTAGATCAGATAAAGGTCTCTCTGGCGTAGCCAACATCCCCTGCCCCGCCGAAAGGTAGTACGAAAAACTCGATCATCAACGTCCCGAAGCTCTTGCTCTGAAACGGAGGGAAAGTGACgatgcaagccaagccCCTTTCAAGATCTGTGAACTGACGCTGCGTGGGGAAAACTCAgctttctcgctctcgcttgctcgctcgctcgttgaCTTGCAGTGTAAAGCACTTTTGTGCACCCAAAACTGCAGCACAGACCCAGGATCGCCTCGGGAAGCAAACTTATGACTGTCTTGTTTATACTAGCGCCCCTACTTGTGGGTCTGTTGGTTAACATGCGCGAAATGTACCAGTTCTGTGTCGTGTTGTACCCTGGCGGTCAATTCTTCTATCAACGACTTCTACAAGTTGTCACACTGTGCACACTGCTGTTGGCATCCGTTAAACACGCCGAACGAAGCTTTGCTGTGTATGTCGCACCCTTGCTGGTAGCTAACATTACACGTCGGATTGAAGCTCCCACGTGCTCCATTGCAGCGGGTTGATTTGCTGAACGAGACATAGTTACTGAAAACTGGGTTGATGATAAGTATAGTCAGTATAACAGGCTGGGCCTCCTTGGGTGTGTGGGCAATAGCAGCTACGCCCTTGTTCGCAAACACACGAGCAAAACGAATCGCGTTGCATCAACAAGTTACGTCGGGAGGCGAGCTATGCTCTCGCAGACGCCCTCGCCCTATCGCACGAGacgcaatcgtgagtcggaCTTGGgttggaatcgtgaatggaatCGGGTTCACCGCCGTGACGTGGGGCGTGGGGTAAAAAAACAACACGGACGTGGCAAAGGTGGTTCGTGCGGGATTTCGGCTGAATTTTGGCTGAGCCGCGTCGGGTCGACCCGAccgacattcgtgattcacgattcgtgattcagttGAGtatacaatcacgaatgctcgGCCAAGATGCTTATAgccgagtcacgagtctcgGTGAATATCAACCAAACCGGAGATCcaattcacaatcacgaatcacgaatcacgaatcacgagtcacgaatggtgaTCTGCAAGCACTTATCACCGAAAGGTACACGGGCCACGCCTCACACAGAGCCAGTCACGTGTGAAGAATCATCACGGGGTTTTTCAGCCTTAACTTAGCTATTCTCAACTCGTTCATGGTCGTGATTCTTACTGCATCCCACCACCCtccatcatcgtcgacgacttGGCCATGACCAAGGTAGGCTACTGCGAGCTCACTCAGCGCCGGGCCGCATAGAGTACGATCTAATGCCGCAGTGCTCTTGTACTTTGCTATGTCTTGCCCACAGGATCGCACCGAACCATTGATGGCCAGCTCGCACAGCTTGTCGACGATCGCTGGAACCAAACGCAAAGCGCAAGATATAGCGCGCGATCACGTCGTCCAATCTACATCCGCTTGGTCCAATACACGATCCCATCACGCCGACGATTGGCCTTCACAGCGCTACTGTGCCTCGCCCACTGGTTCTGTTGAACTTGGCGCGCCTGTAACGTCACGCCCCAGTCTCGTGCTGGCGCAACATAGCCAAGATGACGAACCGCGACACACCCACCAGGATGATACCGTTGCGGCCGGAGTCAATCACTCTGCCAACATCTCGCCAACCGCGAGTGCTTCAGCGAAATCCCCAGCCAGGCGTTGTCGTTCTACTTTGAGCTGCACAGAGTGCCGGAAATGCAAGATCAAATGCGATCGCAATGTTCCGCGATGCTCCAGCTGTGTCCGTCGCGGCGTGCCGTACTTGTGTCGATGGGGCGACGCACGTGATGATTTGCACGAAATGCAGCACCCACACTCGCCCATGGCGGTCGCCTCTCACTCTCGATCCAGCAAACCTGCTTCTCCACATCCCAATCCCAACGCCCATGTCTCGACGCCTAATCACGACGCTCCGGTTGAACACGCGCACACCGTCACCAGCTCAGATTCGATCAGCAGTCGCAATAGTTTGCATGCGCGCGTTAAACGTATCGAAGCTAGCCTCGCCTCGGACGCAGCTGTAAGGCCTCAGTCTGGCGCGTCATTACCACGGTCTAGCAGTTTAGATAGTCGCACGCGTGGTCTAGCGCTGCTTCCCAAGTCGTCGGTGCTGCGCTCCCTTGTTGACTTCTACTTTGTCCACGTTGAGCCGGGCATCGATGTTCTCCCTTCGCAATCGTCGTTTCTTCGTCAGATTCAGCCGCTCATCACGCGCTCGCAGCATGTCAAGGCAGCGCTCGGCCTCTCCGACACCAATATGTTGGCTACTATCAAGGCTCTGCCCGCCAAGCCAGAAAGCCATCCTGCCATCGAGAAAGTCGACCAGTCAGGCGCAACTGACGAGACGGGCATCACCGCCACccccaccaccaccaccaccaccaccaccaccgtcgCTTTGTCCGGCGCGTCTAGTATTGCCGACGATGCTACTCGCAGCTCAAACGTGCAAAACGACCATCTGTGGCAAGAAATCGACCTGATCGCCTTGTTGCTCGTCCTTCTACAGGGCGCCTTTGAGCATCTCACCATCAAAGAGCTTCAGCGTTACGGGCTTGACGTTGAGAATCAGGCCGAACTTGATCGTGCCTCTCAAGTGTATTGCGATGCCGCGCTCGACCTTGTGCGTTTGGACTCGCGATTAGAAACGCCTACGCTCACCTTTCTCCAAGTCGTTGTAAGCATGCGCCATTACTACCTTCATCGCGGTCGACACCGCACCTACGCCACATTCAACACCATGGCGATTCGACTTGCAATCCAACTCGGCCTTCACCGTCTCGGCAGCCTCGGGCAGGATCTTGCCAACACGGAactgctcgagcaagccaacACAGCACCGACATTGCCAGCCGCATCATCGTCCACTTCGACGCAGCATGCATCCAACCTGTGGGGGCTCTTCCTTCCATCCACGCAGCGCAGACGTTGGCTCGATGCGTCGTACGCCAAGTTTGCTCCTCACGATCTTGTGTTGCGTGAACTAGGTCGTAAGGTATGGAACGTCCTCGTCTGCATGGACTGGTTCCAAGCCTCTCATTACGACGGCTACTACTCGGTACATCCGGGTTCCTTCACTACAGCTCATCCAATCAATCTTTCCCAGAAACACATCGAGTCTGCTCTCATGTCTGGCACGCTGCCTCGACCTTTTCCGCAAGATCATCCGACCGAGTCGTCATTCCTTCCAATCCTCAGCTCGATCGCCCAATGCTCGCTCGAAATGGCTGATGCAGCCAACAAGGGTAGGTCTAGCTATGCCGATCTTTGCGTCATCGAAGCTCAGTTGCGCACCATTCTCGATCAACTCCCGCGCTTCTATCGCCTGGATGGTCACTGCGAGAATCTGGGCGAGGTGCAAGCATTCCACCGACAAGTACCACGTCTCACTTTTCAAAGGCTCTTGATCAACGAGACGATCCACCATCGCATCCTCAAGATCCATCGGCTCTATCTTTTGGTTGGGCTTCAATCTGAAGCTTTTCAACCGAGCGCCAAGGCTTGCATTTCTAGCTCGTTGCGCCTTGTCGAACTGGTAGACATGGCAGATGCTCGATCCTGGCCTGGGCTACGCTATTGGCACCTCAAGCTGCATCTCGCCGACGCGCTTTCCAACCTTGCGGTGGTACTCATTCATCGAGCTGGCCAGCCAGAGACGGACGAGACTCGTCACTATCGCTCGTGTCTGAATCGCGGTGTTCAGATTCTGCGTAGTGGCATCATGACTGCTTATCTTAGCGCCAGCATTCAGGTGATCCGCGCCTTGGCCAGAGCCGAGCTCTCACAACGGCGTCGCAACAACGATCATGTGTCAAGCCGCCATCCGCTCGTCACTGCcgccgacgatgatgaccaAGCAGCATGCAACAATCGCGAAGACTTGGACCAAGTGAGTGCACGCATTGGCTTGATGGCCGACACGCACAAagaggaggatggcgacagcagctcgatTACAAGAGCATTGATTGCCGATGCCACTACCACTCGTTCCTCCACCACGTTTGTATCAGGAGCTATCGAAGCTTCGGGTGGTCACACACAGCCCGCGACGACTGCTTCGGCTTTGTCATCAGACGAGGTGTCGCATTATTCGTCTCCGGTGCAAATTGATCTCGACAACTTTGTGTCGAGGGTGATGCCCGGAAACACATTTGGATTCTGGCAGCCGACTTCGGCCGCCGATACGTCGCTGGCGGAGCATACAATGGCTGGGCCTGCAGAAATAATGGCAGAGGATAGTGGTGCCAACTGGTCGAATCTCACATACCCAGTTGATTGGACTGAGGTTTTGGCTCAAATCACCTCATCCACGGCTCAAAGACTCTCGGACCCAGTTGGCCGCCAACGCCCTTTTCACTAGACTTGGCTAGTCGTGGGTCGACGATGCCCCCTCGGTGTACGGACAGTAGCCTTCCAGATGcccttttctttttttttctttttttttctctctAAAAATTTTCGCAGCAGGCCATAAAACAAGCGTAATTTCCGCGTCACACAAGTCCAAGGAGAGCGGAGAGAGGAGATCATATTGTATGTGTGCACAAACGAGGTCAGTGGCAGATGAGAAAGGAATCGGGCACAAGTCGGCATACCGACGTCAAAGATCTGTATCGATCTTTTGCGCATACTAGTCGCATACTAGTCTGGAGTGCGAGCAGCGTTCCTGGCGCTTGACACGCGGCTGCCTGTAAGGCACACGCTCCCGTTGCACACACTCGCCCCGCCACGACTCGGAACAGATGCATGGCGGTGTTATGCTGGTGCACACGCCTGTCATGTCGGTGATCGCCTCTATCAGCGTCCGACCGACGGTCTCGGAGATGCTCGGCGGGGGATGAACGGATCAAAGcgcgaatcatgaatcgcaTATCGACCGTGGACCGATGAATTAATTCACAGATCAACAATTCGAATCAGAAAAAAATATGAATAATTCCGCGGTTAttcatattcacgattgtcaatTTAGAAGTACGAGAGTTGGTGgttacagtcacgagtatctCGTGAGTCTCGCGTGGA carries:
- a CDS encoding uncharacterized protein (related to polyketide synthase); the encoded protein is MSMSVRPALVTGHSLGFYAAAYIAGVFRLEDAIYLVARRSVLFRRFCLGSHSQMLALAASEQQALDLISHAGSHATIACYNGPTDLVLSGTKLDLTSLYKHAKDSGLKAKLLQVPFGFHSSHVSPACERMLRAAELVHFSPPKIAITSNVLGRVVQPGITDWIEVGPSPICLPMIKAVATNRQIKLQTLPAMRKNADDGSTLLQCLGAIWTSGGHVSWEAFLTHVSEISPPPPSARLAAICGNDAVSSSEASRGSCLFDDSLHSPALSPQISDGKSTEQKPITGCSAWIEPDLSSTPRSDTVASLITRPLSLFQETVSGHKVVGHSVFSASLHGELAVQGLMALAQDKGERSFLLKELTFRAPLVLPDADSAGDTQVDLTRTRLQVAIEATPDDPEERFTAFAIQQLCMPQTNDMRLRVKDAYVLGHIAGLEDADSQARIESDKQATAVPRLFRDLQQRQRAGYNASIICLDGRQAYDLFSKRVQYCLNFQTIQSFTVDLRELQACAVLQHPTSLHCNANVGNMLSSATTDVILHDVMLHAGGLLLSLSDLVNDDEAFIGAKVGEVLLVPRSRLGAYTSLRLYVSADAKSGDEIQTHAYLMDDKAEHILGWARSVTFKKIRRQSLEAVLTRACVKGLHAQALPKDQHDLQEQRCGRGGERYLEPSGRPVSAPELAEINAAGDIRIDQHSCSQPFSHLIPLLEQEVRRIEAGSYSDTQMDKCGSTLTNQHWPDPDAFLLKMFPALRGAMLCA
- a CDS encoding uncharacterized protein (related to polyketide synthase), which gives rise to MTVSPPAPFVRPLLTIEPGFVATRRTEPAQGITTLYQLLQASAKNNPQHIYAIQFSHNNKLQDAVQITHSDLLCAVDTCAEWLVTRQIAQRSRMRSDDPHQVQRGRPVAIFLGSDLNIMVYILALVKLGNPFLLLSARLSGEAVEHLLKGADAGFVLTAEQVWANAGLSASHGSLISDLDTLTHPHSKDTRCLPIPAPSLISWLDREKWAMPTRPSQDSLEGEEVDPNDCSVVLFHSTGSTGLPKLIPHCHRYLLGYASCHELSSNLGVERDVTLSTLPLYHGFGLLAVCLSLSIGMPIALPAATTIPSGVSVAQMLAECRAARLFTVPSILGEVRGLEWPADDPHLSIAPDNEPGKSSGLKLLQGLKLVVVGGAPMRTELTEFLVEHGVELLNHFGVTEIGALAPIVHPGPELKYDPKYLLIRRDIPLRFRRERIQNSSDESHLQIGTRPFGWTKDFWLQDSLEYNPNAGGNRAQVRIEGRIDDIIVLATGEKVNPMGIESAIRQHPAVSDVVAFGTNRFQIGLLVEMRFEQVTPPSSDSPDPESRKCSAEILDILQNANSAADAHAQVDPGLVLFTDPVAKALPRTFKGNAQRARCEAEFALEIEKAYDSLQSVTVQRSANSQEGTHFEVSKGEEHLRKQIAEFVQEQLPSCRTMGYSDLLERDFFELGMDSYRAVKLERRLKQSFPTTGASLIMPSGIVYRFPTVAKLAEAVLSYKRQSGLETNGVIQLAQCQEQRLNGSIDQAWRAFEEEKIHLEEVSAMSYDSPWKLDDNSCGRILVLTGSTGSLGRHLLKTYLREQPSLAQAFSKIVCLVRPKSGGMEKEHLIDCLRLAGVVWMPEDERKVTIWPCELSRPRLGLTAARYAALTRNALTILHCAWPMDFLRPLESLQPHVSALGRLASLGQFAGASSQGQRSSLLFASSISVVAHWKARDQKTLGTVVPEERMADLSSTACLGYAHAKLACEHLLEKLDAHLKASGSSCLDSVVVRIGQLSGPECTGEWTTAEHMAMIAQSSNTIRALPRLTGEASWIPVDRAAKAMVELANVSHGSRESTNATSTPTRRSWADILKIFARNMNLSSADTLEWEAWLASVQKLGNQIDDSVPQTPVDANPCIKILDFLQQDFLRLGTGGVVLDLAKARSYSRTLRSSQAISDELIQLYLDGWKGQGWLRSPMRRTSA